From the genome of Methylocystis heyeri:
TACGTGCCGCCCGGCGTGCGCTGCCCGATGGAGCTTTCGACCTATTTCCGCATCAATGAAAAGAACACCGGCCAGTTCGAGCGGACGCTGATCATCGCCGACGCCGGCTCCTATGTCAGCTATCTCGAAGGCTGCACCGCGCCCAAGCGCGACGAAAACCAGCTTCACGCCGCGGTGGTGGAGCTCGTCGCGCTCGACGACGCCGAGATCAAATACTCCACGGTGCAGAACTGGTATCCCGGCGACAGCGAGGGCAGGGGCGGCATCTACAACTTCGTGACCAAGCGCGGCGATTGTCGCGGCCGCAACTCGCATATCAGCTGGACCCAGGTGGAAACCGGTTCGGCGATCACCTGGAAATACCCGTCCTGCATATTGCGTGGCGACAACTCCCAGGGCGAGTTCTATTCCATCGCGGTTTCCAACGGCTTCCAGCAGGTGGACAGCGGCACCAAGATGATCCATCTCGGCCGCAACACCAAAAGCCGCATCATCTCGAAGGGCATTTCGGCGGGACGCTCGCAGAACACCTATCGCGGCCAGGTCTCCGCGCACCGCAAGGCGGAAGGCGCGCGCAATTTCACCAATTGCGACAGTCTGCTGATCGGCGACAAATGCGGCGCGCACACCGTGCCTTATCTCGAAAGCAAGAACCCGACTGCGCAGTTCGAGCACGAAGCCACCACGTCGAAGATTTCGCAGGACCAGCTCTTCTACGCCATGCAACGCGGCCTGAGCGCCGAGGAAGCCACGGCTCTGATCGTCAACGGCTTCGTGCGCGACGTGTTGCAGCAGCTTCCGATGGAATTCGCGGTCGAGGCGCAGAAGCTGATTTCCGTTAGTCTCGAGGGGAGCGTGGGCTGAGCGGTACTACCTCTCAGGCCAGCGGTTCAAATTCTCGAAAGGGACGCATCCATGCTCGAAATTAAAAATCTTCACGTCTCCATCGGAGACCGCAAAATTCTGGACGGCCTCACCCTCACCGTCCACGACGGCGAGGTCGCCGCGATCATGGGTCCGAACGGCACCGGCAAATCGACGCTCTCCTACGTCATTTCCGGCCGCGAGGGCTATGACGTCACCGACGGCGAAGTGCTGCTCAACGGCGAAAAC
Proteins encoded in this window:
- the sufB gene encoding Fe-S cluster assembly protein SufB codes for the protein MAALKETVQTVESIDVDAYKYGFTTEIESEKAPKGLSEEIVRFISAKKSEPEWLTEWRLAAYRRWLTMEEPKWARVEHSPIDYQDLYYYSAPKTTPGPKTLEEVDPELLRTYEKLGIPLREQEVLAGVETRKVAVDAVFDSVSVATTFKEELAKAGVIFCPISEAVKTHPELVQKYLGSVVPVTDNFFATLNSAVFSDGSFVYVPPGVRCPMELSTYFRINEKNTGQFERTLIIADAGSYVSYLEGCTAPKRDENQLHAAVVELVALDDAEIKYSTVQNWYPGDSEGRGGIYNFVTKRGDCRGRNSHISWTQVETGSAITWKYPSCILRGDNSQGEFYSIAVSNGFQQVDSGTKMIHLGRNTKSRIISKGISAGRSQNTYRGQVSAHRKAEGARNFTNCDSLLIGDKCGAHTVPYLESKNPTAQFEHEATTSKISQDQLFYAMQRGLSAEEATALIVNGFVRDVLQQLPMEFAVEAQKLISVSLEGSVG